In one window of Arthrobacter pascens DNA:
- a CDS encoding AEC family transporter — protein MGGVLIGLAVIGVVIAAGYIAARCGLGGEPTVSALTRTAFFITNPVLLFTVVLKSDLTVVFSAYVPLALLTAAITALLYVALSRLWFRRPLAETAVGAMASSYVNANNIGIPITVYALGDATPVAPVLLVQLLVFAPLVLTLLDLSAAGRFSPRRMLSQPFRNPMIIASLLGVALGAFHVQLPEPVMAPLTLLGGAAVPVVLLAFGMSLHGNRILHSAGHTPEILTATALKSAVMPAVAFAVGRFVFNLEHHMLLGVVLMAALPTAQNVFLFASRYERGQTVARETVLLSTAAAAPVLILAVWLLAA, from the coding sequence GTGGGTGGCGTGCTGATCGGACTGGCCGTGATCGGCGTCGTCATTGCTGCGGGATACATAGCTGCGCGATGCGGGCTGGGCGGGGAACCGACAGTCTCGGCGCTGACCCGCACGGCATTCTTCATCACCAACCCGGTGCTGCTTTTCACCGTGGTCCTGAAGTCCGACCTCACGGTGGTCTTCTCCGCCTATGTGCCGCTGGCACTGCTGACGGCGGCCATCACCGCGCTACTGTATGTGGCGCTGAGCCGGCTGTGGTTCCGGCGCCCCCTCGCGGAGACTGCTGTGGGTGCGATGGCGAGCTCGTACGTCAACGCCAACAACATCGGGATCCCCATCACTGTCTATGCGTTGGGTGATGCAACGCCGGTGGCACCCGTGCTGCTGGTGCAGTTGCTCGTGTTCGCGCCGCTGGTCCTCACGCTGCTTGATTTGTCCGCGGCTGGACGGTTCTCACCCCGCCGGATGCTGTCCCAGCCGTTCCGGAACCCCATGATCATCGCCTCGCTCCTGGGTGTGGCGCTGGGCGCCTTCCACGTGCAATTGCCGGAGCCGGTCATGGCCCCACTCACCCTGCTGGGCGGGGCGGCGGTCCCGGTAGTCCTGCTGGCCTTCGGGATGTCCCTTCACGGTAACCGCATCCTTCACAGCGCCGGCCACACACCCGAGATCCTCACGGCCACGGCACTCAAGTCGGCCGTCATGCCGGCCGTGGCGTTCGCCGTCGGCCGTTTTGTGTTCAATCTTGAGCACCACATGCTGCTGGGTGTGGTGCTGATGGCTGCCCTGCCGACAGCGCAGAACGTGTTCCTGTTCGCCAGCCGTTACGAGCGGGGCCAGACGGTAGCCAGGGAAACGGTACTGCTTTCGACGGCGGCAGCCGCCCCGGTGCTGATCCTCGCCGTCTGGCTTTTGGCAGCATAG
- a CDS encoding ATP-dependent DNA ligase, with protein MQLPVMPPVPPMLAKAVSGIDGIPGGGDLSYEPKWDGFRSIIFRDGDDLEIGSRNEKPMTRYFPELVEALKENLPPRCVLDGEIVLVGASGDRLDFDALQQRIHPAASRVKLLAAQTPAKFVAFDLLALGDDDYTSRPFADRRAALEKALAGSRAPVHLTAATRDKGIAEQWFRQFEGAGLDGIVAKRLDGSYQPDKRVMFKVKHERTADCVVAGYRLHKSGPNAIGSLLLGLYKDDGALASVGVIGAFPMKRREELFEQLQPLVTDFDGHPWAWAKQVEGGRTPRNAEGSRWSAGKDLSFVPLRPELVVEVKYDHMEGERFRHTAQFARWRPDRDPESCTFAQLEEPVNFDLASVLETGQP; from the coding sequence ATGCAACTTCCCGTGATGCCTCCTGTCCCGCCCATGCTCGCCAAGGCCGTCAGCGGCATAGACGGCATCCCAGGAGGCGGGGACCTCAGCTACGAGCCCAAGTGGGACGGGTTCCGTTCCATCATCTTCCGCGACGGGGACGACCTGGAGATCGGCAGCCGCAACGAGAAACCCATGACACGGTACTTCCCGGAGCTCGTGGAGGCGCTGAAGGAGAACCTGCCCCCGCGGTGCGTGCTCGACGGCGAGATTGTCCTGGTGGGTGCCTCGGGAGACCGGCTGGATTTCGACGCCCTCCAGCAACGGATCCACCCCGCTGCCAGCCGCGTGAAGCTGCTTGCCGCGCAGACCCCTGCCAAGTTCGTGGCCTTCGACCTGCTGGCGCTCGGCGACGACGACTATACAAGCCGGCCGTTTGCCGACCGGCGCGCCGCCCTGGAGAAGGCGCTCGCGGGCAGCCGCGCCCCCGTCCACCTCACGGCAGCCACCCGGGACAAGGGGATTGCGGAGCAGTGGTTCCGGCAGTTTGAGGGTGCCGGGCTGGACGGGATTGTGGCCAAGCGGCTGGACGGCAGCTACCAGCCCGACAAACGCGTGATGTTCAAGGTCAAGCACGAACGCACCGCGGACTGCGTCGTCGCGGGATACCGGCTGCACAAAAGCGGTCCCAACGCTATCGGCTCCCTGCTGCTGGGCCTGTACAAGGACGACGGCGCCCTGGCAAGCGTTGGCGTCATCGGCGCCTTCCCCATGAAGCGCCGTGAGGAGCTGTTCGAGCAACTACAGCCTCTGGTCACCGATTTTGACGGGCATCCGTGGGCCTGGGCCAAGCAGGTGGAAGGCGGACGCACGCCGCGGAACGCCGAAGGCAGCCGCTGGAGTGCAGGGAAGGACCTGTCCTTTGTGCCGCTCCGGCCCGAGCTGGTTGTGGAGGTCAAGTACGACCATATGGAGGGTGAGCGCTTCCGCCACACCGCACAGTTTGCACGCTGGCGGCCGGACCGGGACCCGGAATCCTGCACCTTCGCGCAGCTGGAGGAACCCGTTAACTTTGACCTGGCCTCGGTCCTGGAGACCGGGCAGCCCTAG
- a CDS encoding HNH endonuclease signature motif containing protein, with amino-acid sequence MARGAAAQTVEAQAFEAINAAVAVLTAELDRTGPGASSDTDQLHALADSCLDILGGIARSEARLAALKAQAAAKFAATARSIAAPAASPQEATAHEMAVTAEIACVLTIGSRAADALLSHARQLTATLPLTLSALQAGTISWQHARAMVEETACLDPAGAASLEAHFLDPNAPDLGRGCPAGEMPASRFRNKARTWRERHHHESIGKRHAKSVLDRRIEYTPDQDGMAWLSAYLPAATANGIWNRVTAISRGLQRPAESRTLTQLRADVLAISLLNAGLFTAGPNRVSCAVCGTEGGGIGVGTEGRRSGAGAISSRATGGVKGAGISGDANTSTGLADVPSPRAQVLVTVPVFSLIGATDEPAMLDGYGPIPASMARDLVANGAGSFYRVLVDPRDGAPLEIGRKSYRIPKPMRQWLRLRDGKCPFPGCNNNSLDNEADHLLAWHKGGTTGISNLGQPCPKHHRLKHTSGWTPTTAGKGAPPGWISPMGRTYKSEHQDWEPPHWPTEQKQDRHQEVRSRPASNLPPPVHVPSGGHPDFVHLGLSLGEDGLGQFLHAPA; translated from the coding sequence ATGGCACGGGGAGCAGCGGCGCAAACAGTGGAAGCGCAGGCATTTGAGGCGATCAATGCCGCCGTTGCAGTGCTCACTGCGGAACTGGACCGGACAGGCCCCGGAGCCTCCTCTGATACCGATCAGCTTCACGCCCTGGCAGATAGCTGCCTGGATATCCTCGGCGGGATCGCTCGGTCGGAGGCGCGGCTGGCAGCTTTGAAGGCGCAGGCCGCGGCGAAATTCGCTGCTACCGCCAGGTCGATCGCGGCACCTGCGGCGTCCCCTCAGGAAGCCACGGCCCACGAGATGGCTGTGACCGCTGAGATCGCCTGCGTGCTGACCATAGGTTCGCGCGCCGCTGACGCTTTGCTGTCCCATGCCCGGCAACTCACCGCCACGTTGCCGCTGACCCTTTCCGCGTTGCAGGCCGGAACCATTTCCTGGCAGCACGCCAGGGCAATGGTCGAGGAAACTGCGTGTCTCGATCCCGCCGGCGCCGCCTCATTGGAAGCGCATTTCCTCGATCCGAACGCGCCGGACCTCGGCCGCGGTTGCCCCGCGGGGGAAATGCCGGCATCCCGGTTCCGCAACAAGGCCCGAACCTGGCGGGAACGCCACCACCACGAGAGCATCGGGAAGCGGCACGCCAAAAGTGTCCTGGACCGGCGAATCGAGTACACCCCTGATCAGGATGGCATGGCCTGGCTCTCCGCCTACCTTCCTGCTGCCACTGCCAACGGAATCTGGAACCGCGTCACAGCTATTTCCCGGGGCCTGCAGAGGCCTGCCGAAAGCCGTACCCTGACCCAGTTGCGGGCCGACGTGCTGGCCATTTCGCTCCTCAACGCCGGGCTCTTCACTGCGGGGCCAAACCGCGTCAGCTGTGCGGTCTGTGGGACTGAAGGCGGCGGGATCGGCGTGGGGACTGAAGGTCGCCGGAGCGGCGCCGGCGCTATCAGCAGCCGTGCGACCGGCGGCGTGAAGGGCGCGGGCATTAGTGGCGATGCGAACACCAGTACGGGCCTGGCGGACGTCCCCTCGCCGCGGGCACAAGTACTGGTCACCGTCCCGGTGTTTTCCCTGATCGGGGCAACCGATGAGCCCGCGATGCTGGACGGCTACGGCCCCATCCCGGCTTCGATGGCACGGGACCTCGTCGCGAATGGAGCCGGCTCCTTCTACCGCGTGCTGGTGGATCCCCGCGACGGAGCACCCCTGGAGATCGGCCGCAAGAGTTACCGCATCCCCAAACCCATGAGGCAATGGCTAAGGCTTCGGGACGGTAAGTGCCCCTTTCCCGGCTGCAACAACAACTCCCTGGACAACGAAGCAGACCATCTCCTCGCCTGGCACAAGGGCGGAACAACCGGTATCAGCAACCTGGGACAGCCCTGTCCAAAACATCACCGGCTCAAACACACCAGCGGGTGGACACCAACGACGGCCGGCAAAGGCGCACCGCCGGGCTGGATATCGCCGATGGGCCGCACTTACAAGAGCGAACATCAGGACTGGGAACCGCCGCACTGGCCGACTGAACAAAAACAGGACCGGCACCAGGAGGTTAGATCCAGGCCCGCGTCAAACCTGCCACCCCCTGTGCATGTTCCTTCGGGTGGCCACCCGGACTTTGTCCATCTAGGGCTCTCGCTGGGAGAGGACGGCCTGGGGCAGTTCCTCCATGCCCCCGCCTGA
- a CDS encoding ATP-binding cassette domain-containing protein — MSSGATDTRLVLDGLEVSHRDPDGGSHGKPLLSGVSLSVDPGEFVALVGSSGSGKTLTAMSCLRLLPPGLGISGGSIRLGGLELTRASEQELNRVRGGRLGMLFQQPKRMFNPNRTIEQHLKEPLRLHGGLRGTKVRSKALELLEEVGFADPAKGIRAYPHQLSGGMAQRAMTALALAGQPGMLLADEPTSALDKVLERQILQLLDRERRERGLGILYITHNVASVAAFADRVLVMNSGTIVESGSVGDLLTRPRTAYARELLAAARLAPESRRRPPSREREILVLNGVGKHFGPRRKLGHAALEDVSLTLKRGEILGVLGQSGSGKSTLAKAIVGLEKPSAGSITRQLDATGPREATAVQLVFQEPHSAFDPRMTLRASLQAPLRSRPAQPTDQRDERIAAVMEEVELEAAILDKRPGQCSGGQLQRATIARALLLEPQVLICDEATSALDALTQRTILNLLLRLQRERNLSLIVVSHDMDVVRYMCDRVAVLLEGRVIEVAETKDFFAAPRHEHSRALVEASIPCRADGMWTVLDVARPSAVS; from the coding sequence ATGAGTAGCGGAGCCACGGACACCCGCCTGGTCCTGGACGGCCTGGAAGTGAGTCACAGGGACCCCGACGGCGGAAGCCACGGCAAGCCCCTGCTCTCGGGTGTCTCCCTCTCCGTGGATCCCGGTGAATTCGTGGCCCTCGTGGGCAGCTCCGGTTCCGGCAAGACCCTGACTGCCATGTCCTGCCTCCGGCTCCTGCCGCCCGGCCTGGGCATCAGCGGCGGTTCCATCCGGCTCGGGGGCCTGGAGCTGACCCGGGCCTCCGAACAAGAGCTCAACCGGGTCCGGGGCGGAAGGCTGGGGATGCTGTTCCAGCAGCCCAAGCGCATGTTCAACCCGAACCGGACCATTGAACAGCACCTGAAGGAACCTCTGCGGCTCCATGGCGGCCTCCGGGGCACGAAAGTGCGGAGCAAAGCGCTGGAACTCCTTGAGGAGGTGGGGTTCGCCGATCCGGCTAAGGGCATCCGGGCTTATCCGCACCAGCTCTCCGGGGGCATGGCACAGCGGGCCATGACGGCCCTGGCGCTGGCCGGCCAGCCGGGCATGCTGCTGGCAGACGAGCCGACGTCGGCACTGGACAAAGTGCTGGAGCGCCAGATCCTGCAGCTGCTGGACAGGGAACGCCGGGAACGCGGCTTGGGCATTCTGTACATCACGCACAACGTCGCGTCCGTCGCGGCGTTCGCGGACCGCGTCCTCGTCATGAACTCCGGAACCATTGTGGAGTCCGGTTCCGTCGGGGACCTTCTGACCAGGCCCCGGACTGCCTATGCCCGCGAACTCCTGGCGGCGGCGCGGCTGGCACCGGAGTCCCGCCGTCGTCCGCCTTCCAGGGAACGCGAAATCCTGGTTCTGAACGGCGTGGGCAAGCACTTCGGGCCGCGGCGGAAGCTGGGCCATGCTGCCCTTGAGGACGTCTCGCTAACCCTCAAACGCGGGGAGATCCTGGGCGTGCTGGGGCAATCGGGGTCCGGCAAAAGCACCCTGGCTAAAGCAATCGTGGGACTGGAGAAGCCGAGCGCCGGGTCCATCACCCGGCAGTTGGACGCGACTGGCCCGCGTGAGGCGACCGCTGTGCAGCTGGTATTCCAGGAACCGCACAGCGCCTTTGACCCGCGGATGACGCTTCGCGCCAGCCTGCAGGCCCCCCTGCGCTCACGCCCTGCCCAGCCAACCGATCAGCGCGACGAAAGGATCGCTGCAGTGATGGAGGAGGTGGAGCTGGAAGCAGCCATACTGGACAAGCGTCCGGGCCAATGCTCCGGCGGCCAGCTGCAGCGCGCCACCATCGCCCGGGCCCTGCTGTTGGAACCGCAGGTCCTGATTTGTGACGAAGCCACCTCCGCTCTCGACGCCCTCACCCAGCGCACCATCCTGAACCTGCTGCTGCGGCTGCAGCGGGAACGCAACCTGTCCCTGATCGTCGTCTCGCACGACATGGACGTGGTGAGGTATATGTGCGACCGGGTGGCCGTACTGCTGGAGGGGCGCGTGATCGAAGTCGCGGAGACCAAGGACTTCTTCGCGGCGCCACGGCATGAGCACAGCCGGGCGCTGGTTGAGGCCTCCATCCCGTGCCGGGCGGACGGCATGTGGACCGTTTTGGACGTGGCAAGGCCCTCGGCAGTCTCCTAG
- a CDS encoding ABC transporter permease, producing the protein MRNRITVTGVAAALLGIIVLAVLLAPWITPYPPAAQNLAERLAPPSAEHWLGTDNLGRDTLSRLLEGGRFSMAVAALATLLTCLLGLAIGVLSARRRGWVDEFLTRTNDVLLALPEMVVALFIVAALGTGFGPLLLALTITGWTPFARLARTLAYDVSARGFVEAARVVGCPPSFIIFRHVLPHLAGPILGQATLRFGHLLISVGALSYLGLGVQPPQSDWGSMLAVAQPFAERAPLGILAPGLVIFTVALCVTLIGQRAAHMAAAPLLLPLAAEK; encoded by the coding sequence TTGCGTAACCGGATCACCGTCACCGGCGTTGCCGCGGCATTGCTCGGCATCATTGTGCTGGCAGTACTGCTGGCACCCTGGATCACGCCCTACCCGCCCGCGGCGCAGAACCTGGCCGAACGCCTGGCTCCGCCGTCGGCCGAGCACTGGCTGGGTACGGACAACCTGGGCCGGGACACCCTCAGCCGGCTCCTTGAAGGCGGCCGGTTCTCCATGGCTGTGGCCGCGCTGGCCACCCTGCTGACCTGTCTTCTGGGCCTGGCCATCGGCGTTCTCAGCGCCCGGCGGCGCGGATGGGTGGACGAATTCCTGACCCGCACGAACGACGTCCTGCTCGCGCTGCCGGAAATGGTGGTCGCCCTGTTCATCGTCGCGGCGCTTGGCACCGGATTCGGGCCCCTGCTGCTCGCGCTGACCATCACGGGGTGGACACCCTTTGCCCGGCTGGCGCGGACGCTGGCCTACGATGTCTCGGCCCGCGGGTTCGTTGAGGCGGCGCGCGTCGTGGGCTGCCCGCCGTCGTTCATTATCTTCCGGCACGTCCTGCCCCACCTCGCGGGGCCGATCCTGGGCCAGGCGACCCTGCGGTTCGGGCACCTGCTCATCAGCGTGGGCGCCCTCTCCTACCTGGGTCTGGGGGTCCAGCCGCCGCAATCGGACTGGGGTTCCATGCTGGCGGTCGCGCAGCCGTTTGCGGAACGCGCCCCGCTGGGAATCCTCGCCCCCGGCCTGGTCATCTTCACCGTTGCCCTTTGCGTGACCCTCATTGGCCAGCGGGCCGCCCACATGGCCGCGGCACCACTCCTCCTGCCCTTGGCGGCGGAGAAATGA
- a CDS encoding ABC transporter permease has protein sequence MLQFIAKRTATLVAAVVVSSFAVFLIPYFTPGDPVRKIIRSRVAGDAVDDAAVQGLTASLGLNDPLAVQYFRWLGRFFSGDMGLSFSSGTPVAEQVLPALSVTLTLVTMALVLAVAVSLPLGIFAGLRPGSTPDKTITAITQALIAMPEYWVAPVLVLVFALKLSVLPTAGWENLSSAVLPALTLALRPISFFTSAVRSGIIDAAAAEHVPAARARGLSQGQAILRHVVPNGLLPLSTLFAVWFAGLLGGSVIVEVIFAVPGMGRLLFDAVVNSDIPLAQGGVVVVVALAVGITTLADFVHRFLSRMVGGSLA, from the coding sequence ATGCTGCAATTCATCGCCAAACGGACGGCCACCCTGGTGGCCGCCGTTGTGGTGTCCTCTTTTGCCGTGTTCCTGATCCCCTACTTCACGCCAGGGGATCCGGTCCGGAAAATCATCCGGTCACGCGTGGCCGGCGACGCCGTGGATGATGCCGCCGTGCAGGGCCTCACTGCGAGCCTGGGCCTGAACGATCCCCTAGCCGTCCAATACTTCCGCTGGCTTGGGCGCTTCTTCAGCGGCGACATGGGACTGTCCTTCTCCAGCGGCACTCCTGTGGCGGAGCAGGTGCTCCCGGCGCTTTCCGTCACGCTCACCCTGGTCACGATGGCGCTGGTCCTGGCTGTGGCGGTATCGCTCCCCCTGGGAATTTTCGCCGGGCTGCGGCCCGGAAGCACCCCGGACAAAACCATCACCGCCATCACCCAGGCCCTGATCGCCATGCCGGAGTACTGGGTGGCTCCGGTGCTGGTCCTGGTCTTCGCCCTGAAGCTGTCCGTACTGCCCACGGCAGGCTGGGAAAACCTCTCATCCGCCGTCCTGCCCGCACTGACCCTCGCCCTGCGCCCCATCAGCTTCTTCACCTCGGCGGTGCGGTCCGGAATCATCGACGCGGCCGCCGCGGAGCATGTACCGGCCGCCCGCGCCAGGGGCCTGAGCCAGGGCCAGGCCATCCTCCGCCACGTGGTGCCGAACGGCCTGCTTCCGCTCTCCACCCTGTTCGCCGTCTGGTTCGCGGGCCTGCTGGGCGGATCGGTCATTGTGGAGGTCATCTTCGCGGTTCCGGGCATGGGCAGGCTGCTCTTTGACGCCGTCGTCAACAGCGATATTCCGCTCGCCCAGGGCGGGGTGGTGGTTGTGGTGGCACTCGCGGTCGGCATAACCACCCTGGCGGACTTCGTGCACCGATTCCTCAGCCGGATGGTGGGAGGTTCCCTTGCGTAA
- a CDS encoding ABC transporter substrate-binding protein, translating to MRTSLRPRVLITAAAALALTGCGFTGTQTQAPQSSAAADTSQRIVVDNFRAPVANWALESDSAYILSLSGCLETLTKYDQGEGKVVPFLATEWKQSSPLDWDFSIRQGVKFQDGSDLTAESVVSALNHVLDAKVPARAFNRTMISSVTAVDAQTVRVSTPAENPLVPYRLASVNTGILSPAAYKAGGLDPFGHCTGPFTPVSEKPKQSLTLDRNANYWGGPVQLAGAEIRFITNGPTRAAQVQTGEADISLSIPAASVATLKADHGVTVLGTDSPRTATLYMNNGRAPLDNVDVRTAIRDALDLDALAASVYEGAALPATGPFSPSEPWAGEKQEKQKQNLEEAKKLLASAGYTPDRPLEIIAIVERAEFADVAAVVQENLKKVGIPVTITTKEYASAEPDVLAGKYDMLLSQRNRLIDIADPIGFLTADYTCKGTYNLSHFCDPEYDGIIANAAKTVDNNERYKLYAEAGQILQDKSVNAWLVNEQATDAVRNNVLSYVQDPLSRYVLTAKTAKSRS from the coding sequence GTGCGTACGTCCCTCCGTCCCCGCGTCCTGATCACTGCGGCGGCCGCCCTGGCCCTCACCGGCTGCGGCTTCACCGGCACCCAGACGCAGGCCCCGCAGTCCAGTGCTGCGGCCGACACCAGCCAGCGGATCGTGGTGGACAACTTCCGGGCTCCAGTAGCCAACTGGGCCCTTGAGTCTGACTCCGCATACATCCTGTCACTGTCCGGCTGCCTGGAGACCCTCACCAAATATGACCAGGGCGAGGGCAAAGTGGTTCCCTTCCTGGCCACGGAGTGGAAGCAGAGCTCCCCGCTGGACTGGGACTTCAGCATCCGGCAGGGCGTCAAGTTCCAGGACGGAAGCGATCTCACAGCCGAGTCCGTAGTGTCCGCCCTCAACCATGTCCTCGACGCGAAAGTCCCCGCCAGGGCTTTCAACCGCACGATGATCAGCAGCGTCACAGCGGTGGATGCGCAGACCGTCAGGGTCAGTACGCCCGCGGAGAACCCGCTGGTGCCGTACCGGCTGGCCAGCGTCAACACCGGCATCCTGTCGCCGGCTGCCTATAAGGCTGGCGGCCTCGACCCGTTCGGGCACTGCACCGGGCCCTTCACCCCGGTGTCCGAGAAGCCAAAACAGTCCCTCACCCTGGACCGGAACGCGAACTACTGGGGCGGCCCCGTACAGCTGGCCGGTGCCGAGATCCGGTTCATCACCAACGGCCCCACCCGTGCGGCCCAGGTACAGACCGGCGAAGCAGACATCTCACTGTCCATCCCCGCCGCCAGCGTCGCGACCCTCAAGGCGGATCACGGGGTCACTGTCCTGGGCACCGATTCGCCGCGCACAGCCACGCTGTACATGAACAACGGCCGGGCGCCCCTGGACAACGTCGACGTCCGTACCGCGATCCGGGACGCCCTGGACCTCGACGCCCTGGCCGCCAGCGTGTACGAAGGCGCGGCCCTGCCGGCCACCGGACCGTTCTCGCCCTCTGAGCCCTGGGCGGGAGAGAAGCAGGAAAAGCAGAAGCAGAACCTTGAGGAAGCCAAAAAGCTGCTCGCAAGCGCCGGCTACACCCCCGATCGTCCCCTGGAAATCATCGCCATCGTTGAACGCGCCGAATTCGCCGACGTTGCCGCCGTCGTCCAGGAAAACCTCAAGAAAGTCGGCATTCCGGTCACCATTACAACCAAGGAATACGCTTCGGCGGAGCCTGACGTCCTGGCCGGAAAGTACGACATGCTGCTCAGCCAGCGCAACAGGCTGATCGACATCGCGGACCCCATCGGCTTCCTCACGGCCGACTACACCTGCAAGGGCACCTACAACCTCAGCCACTTCTGCGACCCGGAATACGACGGGATCATCGCCAATGCCGCCAAAACCGTCGATAACAACGAGCGCTACAAGCTGTACGCAGAGGCAGGCCAGATTCTCCAGGACAAGTCGGTCAACGCCTGGCTGGTCAACGAGCAGGCAACCGATGCCGTCCGCAACAATGTCCTCTCCTACGTCCAGGACCCGCTGTCCCGCTACGTCCTGACGGCGAAGACGGCAAAGTCCCGCTCCTAG
- a CDS encoding MFS transporter, whose amino-acid sequence MSHTLPSAGPGTVAPAGTPKKAALASFLGSAVEYYDFFIFGSAAALIFPKVFFPDADTNAAIMSFATFGFAYVARPVGAVILGHFGDRVGRRKVLMFTLLLMGASTFVIGCLPDFKTVGWWAPVLLVLARLCQGLSAAGEQAGASSMTLEHAPDNRRSFFTSWTLTGTQGGQILAALVFIPVLALPDEIKYGIGWRIPFWLSAVVVIVAFFIRRTLHEPPAFEEAQKTAQISKLPVADLLKAHWRDVLRVICCAFIAAVSTVFGTLAISYAKTVAGVDGTTTLWLVVGANLVALGTQPLFGRLADRIGRKPVFIYGAVSSAALTPVFLLSLESGSIPLMFLAAIGFFSCGYAASNAVWPSFYAEMFSTKVRFSGLAIGTQLGFLMAGFAPAIVAAMGGIKPGGWVQISIFTAVICAVAAVSALTAKETFRVPTKQLGLK is encoded by the coding sequence ATGAGTCACACCCTTCCGTCCGCCGGACCGGGCACCGTCGCCCCGGCCGGGACCCCGAAGAAGGCCGCCCTTGCCAGCTTCCTGGGCAGCGCCGTCGAATACTATGACTTCTTCATTTTCGGTTCCGCCGCGGCCCTGATCTTCCCCAAGGTCTTCTTCCCGGATGCCGACACGAATGCCGCCATCATGTCCTTCGCCACCTTCGGCTTTGCCTATGTGGCGCGGCCCGTGGGCGCTGTCATCCTGGGCCACTTCGGTGACCGGGTGGGCCGGCGGAAGGTCCTGATGTTCACCCTGCTGCTGATGGGTGCCTCGACCTTCGTGATCGGCTGCCTTCCTGACTTCAAGACGGTGGGCTGGTGGGCTCCTGTCCTCCTGGTCCTTGCACGCCTGTGCCAGGGCCTGTCCGCAGCGGGCGAGCAGGCGGGCGCCTCCTCTATGACGCTGGAGCACGCACCGGACAACCGCCGCTCCTTCTTCACCTCGTGGACCCTTACCGGCACCCAGGGCGGCCAGATCCTGGCAGCCCTGGTGTTCATTCCGGTCCTCGCTCTGCCGGACGAGATCAAATACGGCATCGGCTGGCGCATCCCGTTCTGGCTCAGCGCCGTCGTCGTCATTGTGGCGTTCTTCATCCGCCGCACCCTGCACGAGCCGCCTGCCTTCGAGGAAGCCCAGAAGACAGCGCAGATTTCCAAGCTCCCGGTGGCCGACCTGCTCAAGGCCCACTGGCGCGACGTCCTCCGCGTCATCTGCTGTGCCTTCATCGCCGCCGTCTCCACCGTTTTCGGCACCCTTGCCATCAGCTACGCCAAGACAGTCGCCGGCGTTGACGGCACTACTACGCTGTGGCTTGTTGTCGGCGCCAACCTCGTGGCCCTGGGAACCCAGCCGCTCTTTGGCCGGCTCGCGGACAGGATCGGCCGGAAGCCCGTCTTCATCTACGGTGCGGTGTCCAGCGCGGCCCTCACTCCGGTGTTCCTGCTGAGCCTGGAGTCCGGCAGTATCCCGCTGATGTTCCTGGCCGCCATCGGCTTCTTCTCCTGCGGCTACGCAGCCTCCAACGCCGTCTGGCCGTCCTTCTACGCCGAGATGTTCAGCACCAAGGTCCGCTTCTCCGGCCTGGCCATCGGTACCCAGCTCGGCTTCCTGATGGCGGGCTTCGCTCCCGCCATCGTGGCGGCAATGGGAGGCATCAAGCCCGGTGGCTGGGTCCAGATCAGCATTTTCACAGCCGTTATCTGCGCGGTGGCGGCCGTCTCCGCGCTGACCGCCAAGGAAACGTTCAGGGTCCCCACCAAGCAGCTCGGCCTCAAGTAG
- a CDS encoding IclR family transcriptional regulator, with amino-acid sequence MSVNQTTGATEAAVPQSDRPADRTDMVGKALNLLVLLGDEPRGATAAEISRRADLPFSTTYRLLGSLTRDGFVDYEPDGRRYHLGLRIFQLGQRVSNHHGFAGTAMPILRRVTEQTGEATILSVRDGHRHLTVSKVDGPQMFRVTSDPGHLGALHATAVGKALVAFAEDSERERLLAELALEPLTSHSITDRGAFRTEIEQVRRQGYAVMDEENEAGMRAVAVPVLNSQGHAFASLATAVPVFRLSLEDLTAYVPLLQDAAAELSARLPQR; translated from the coding sequence ATGAGTGTGAATCAAACCACAGGTGCTACTGAGGCCGCAGTCCCCCAATCCGATCGACCGGCTGACCGTACCGACATGGTGGGAAAGGCCCTGAACCTGCTGGTCCTCCTGGGTGACGAGCCGCGCGGCGCCACGGCGGCGGAGATCTCACGCCGTGCCGACCTCCCCTTCAGCACTACCTACCGGCTCCTGGGCTCCCTCACACGGGACGGCTTTGTTGACTATGAACCGGACGGGCGCCGGTACCACCTGGGGCTGCGCATCTTCCAGTTGGGCCAGCGGGTATCCAACCACCACGGCTTCGCGGGCACTGCCATGCCCATCCTCCGCCGCGTCACTGAGCAGACGGGGGAGGCGACCATCCTCAGCGTCCGCGACGGTCACCGCCACCTCACGGTCAGCAAGGTGGATGGCCCCCAGATGTTCCGGGTCACCAGCGATCCCGGACATCTTGGCGCGCTGCACGCCACCGCCGTGGGCAAGGCGCTGGTGGCCTTCGCCGAGGATTCCGAGCGGGAACGGCTGCTGGCCGAACTGGCACTGGAACCACTGACCAGCCATTCCATCACGGACCGGGGCGCCTTCCGTACGGAAATCGAGCAGGTCCGCCGGCAGGGGTATGCGGTGATGGACGAGGAAAACGAGGCCGGCATGCGGGCCGTGGCCGTCCCGGTCCTCAACTCCCAGGGGCACGCCTTCGCCTCACTGGCAACAGCCGTTCCGGTCTTCCGATTGAGCCTGGAGGACCTGACCGCCTATGTCCCGCTGCTTCAGGATGCCGCGGCCGAGCTGTCGGCCAGGCTCCCCCAGCGCTGA